One genomic window of Legionella jordanis includes the following:
- a CDS encoding DUF4118 domain-containing protein: MDALRNQRPDPDALLAKVKNQEAHASRGKLRIYFGACAGVGKTYAMLTEARKLKIEGFDVVVGLLETHGRKETDLLLSGLPVLPRKTISYHGKPMLEFDIDAALTRKPQLILVDELAHSNLPGSRHPKRWQDVQELLEAGIDVFTTLNVQHLESLNDIVGGITNIRISETIPDTIFEQADEVVLVDITADDLLLRLKAGKVYQGPHGELAQKNFFRKGNLIALRELALRRTAERLEEDVQAYRIEQSINKIWKTDTALLACIGEHPGAEYVVRSTARLASQLNAEWHAIHVETPELVRLPPNKKQHALKALKLAEELGATTAILTGSEIAASIISYAKNQNFSKIVLGRSRPAWLGRKSVSWLIAQYAPDFDVLILGHVPSKESKPSSNLSQLNIKIKKTGHGINRFLMAIAVPLITALIAKIVQPLLSSFNVVLLFLPGIIWVSIRLGRAPALLSYVLMILLLATYFIPLSYSLLIHDWQQLILLGLFFALSFLAGHLTANLRYQIFAAAQREARMYVLYKFAKELSGALQVESILKSTSVYIQSAFNVRVRLLLPDEEGLLKLPVENDVLLADEMKGLDLGIAQWAFDHEEPAGLGTDTLPGNNFFYLPLVAPMRTRGLLVIKPNEMDWLKAPEERQRLNTFAALAAIALERVHFIQIAQEALVQMESERIRNSLLTSLSRDLQSPLDSLRNLAESLVKSDSMLTPFQQELAQSLKREIAHLADLVSNLLDMARIKSGELKLNLEWRSINEIIGKATQNNSSHPTPGIETQIPQELPLLYLDSVLIERVISLVLDNACKYFKPETTLILEVTRDNDYLHIMVYDKKPELSNGESKLILEHFRQGFRVDLDIALCGAIVEAHGGNVRLGHSPVGGTAVILSIPLKPAPQFVMEAMKN; encoded by the coding sequence ATGGATGCATTGCGTAATCAACGTCCCGACCCCGATGCTTTGCTGGCCAAAGTTAAGAACCAGGAGGCTCATGCATCCAGGGGGAAGTTAAGAATTTATTTCGGGGCTTGTGCTGGGGTCGGTAAAACTTACGCAATGCTTACTGAAGCCCGAAAATTAAAAATTGAGGGTTTTGATGTGGTGGTCGGTCTTCTCGAAACGCATGGCCGAAAAGAAACGGATCTTCTTCTTTCCGGTCTTCCAGTTTTACCTCGTAAAACAATTTCCTATCATGGTAAACCCATGCTGGAGTTTGATATCGATGCCGCACTCACAAGAAAGCCGCAACTGATTTTAGTGGATGAGTTAGCCCATTCCAATCTGCCAGGTTCAAGACATCCAAAACGCTGGCAAGACGTTCAGGAGCTACTCGAAGCAGGCATTGACGTATTTACAACGTTAAATGTGCAACATCTTGAAAGCTTAAATGATATTGTTGGTGGTATTACCAACATCCGCATTTCAGAAACCATCCCTGATACTATTTTTGAGCAAGCAGATGAAGTGGTTTTGGTGGATATAACCGCCGATGATTTGTTGCTTCGCTTAAAAGCAGGAAAAGTCTATCAAGGACCTCATGGGGAACTTGCTCAGAAAAATTTTTTCCGTAAAGGCAATTTAATTGCTCTACGCGAATTGGCTTTACGACGCACTGCTGAGAGACTTGAAGAGGATGTCCAAGCCTATCGTATTGAACAATCCATTAACAAAATTTGGAAAACGGATACGGCTTTGTTGGCTTGCATCGGTGAACACCCTGGAGCGGAATACGTTGTTCGCAGTACGGCTCGTTTAGCCAGTCAGCTCAATGCAGAATGGCATGCTATTCATGTTGAAACACCTGAATTGGTTCGTTTGCCACCCAACAAAAAACAGCACGCTCTTAAAGCCTTGAAATTAGCAGAAGAATTAGGCGCGACCACAGCCATCCTAACGGGTAGTGAGATTGCAGCTTCCATTATTTCCTACGCGAAAAATCAAAATTTCTCTAAAATTGTTCTTGGGCGAAGCCGTCCTGCATGGTTGGGCCGAAAATCCGTAAGTTGGCTGATTGCGCAATATGCTCCCGATTTTGATGTACTAATATTAGGTCATGTGCCGTCCAAAGAATCGAAGCCCTCGTCCAATTTAAGCCAGCTCAATATCAAAATAAAAAAGACAGGTCATGGCATCAACCGCTTCCTCATGGCTATTGCGGTGCCGTTGATAACTGCCTTGATTGCTAAAATAGTTCAACCTCTATTGAGTTCGTTTAATGTAGTGCTGCTCTTTTTACCTGGAATCATCTGGGTCAGTATACGTTTAGGGCGAGCGCCAGCGCTGCTTTCCTACGTGCTAATGATATTGTTGCTCGCTACCTATTTTATCCCTCTTAGCTACTCTTTATTGATTCATGATTGGCAGCAACTCATTTTATTAGGACTTTTTTTTGCTCTTTCCTTCCTCGCAGGGCACTTAACTGCGAATTTACGTTATCAAATCTTTGCTGCCGCGCAACGTGAGGCTCGAATGTATGTCCTGTATAAGTTTGCCAAGGAATTATCAGGAGCTTTGCAAGTTGAATCCATTTTAAAATCAACCAGCGTCTATATTCAGAGCGCGTTTAATGTGCGGGTCAGATTGCTGCTTCCTGACGAAGAGGGGCTTCTTAAGTTGCCTGTGGAGAATGATGTTTTATTGGCGGATGAAATGAAAGGCCTGGATTTGGGTATTGCGCAATGGGCTTTTGATCATGAGGAACCAGCAGGATTAGGGACTGATACCCTCCCAGGTAATAATTTCTTTTATTTGCCACTTGTTGCACCCATGCGAACTCGTGGTTTACTGGTGATTAAACCCAATGAAATGGATTGGTTAAAAGCGCCAGAAGAAAGGCAGAGGTTAAATACATTTGCGGCTCTAGCTGCTATAGCCCTGGAACGAGTTCATTTTATACAAATTGCTCAAGAAGCTTTAGTACAAATGGAATCAGAGAGAATAAGAAACTCTCTTTTAACGAGTTTATCTCGTGACTTGCAATCGCCACTTGACTCACTACGAAATTTAGCTGAGTCCTTAGTGAAATCGGATTCCATGTTGACCCCTTTCCAACAGGAATTGGCTCAATCCCTAAAAAGAGAAATTGCTCACCTGGCTGATTTGGTCAGTAACTTGTTGGATATGGCACGCATTAAAAGTGGGGAATTGAAATTAAATCTAGAATGGCGAAGCATCAATGAAATTATTGGCAAAGCTACACAAAATAATTCCTCTCATCCAACACCAGGGATAGAAACACAGATCCCTCAAGAATTACCTTTGCTTTACTTAGATAGTGTTCTCATAGAAAGAGTCATTAGCCTAGTGCTCGATAATGCTTGTAAATACTTCAAACCAGAAACCACATTAATTTTGGAAGTCACGAGAGATAATGACTATCTGCACATTATGGTATATGACAAAAAACCCGAACTTTCGAATGGAGAATCGAAATTGATTCTCGAGCATTTTAGGCAAGGATTTCGAGTTGATTTAGACATTGCCCTTTGTGGGGCCATTGTTGAAGCCCATGGAGGGAATGTTCGTTTAGGACACTCACCAGTAGGGGGAACCGCCGTTATCCTGTCCATACCTCTAAAACCCGCTCCCCAGTTTGTTATGGAGGCCATGAAAAACTGA
- a CDS encoding type IV secretion protein IcmB, with protein MAKWVESFFEGVDTFFAWLSTSLKQTTESYCDLETADSPTVLVNHDGSLLSILKIEGITALAGSEEFERLVEGLSNAFQAAMGRPGHALQVYFSHDKQNIKKVIQDIYAPAESTAKRLELSLDDLFNERVNFLAQYCAEERVFFVLYTRPYNLAQDQLKTANKAKMKMLKDMKAPPFKNTQTVYAAIPELRDTHDAYVRSIMNDLESLNIFARLMEVHDAVHAIRMTADPDFTADDWKATLPGDRIIPREINGFDGDASDLLWPSLSKQVIPRDAEALDLRTVRVGNKIYSSVFIDLFPKDLRPFVNLFSRILPSHIPWRISFLAESEGLNTLKLKGLLAAILSFSSAQNRLISDSVNLLKYLQLNTDDAIVRLRVVATTWAPEDQIPVLRRRSSELVKAIQGWGSTDVSEICGDPFAGFVSSMLATTLRSAAVPSVAPLSHIIGMLPITRPASPWEQGALLFRTPDGKPWPFQPGSTQQTTWIDLVYARPGSGKSVLSNALNLALCLSGGLTRLPRIAIIDIGPSSSGLISLLKEALPASKRHLVAYHRLRMTPDYSINPFDTQLGCRYPTALERSFLVNFLTLLTTPLGAAKPYDGMADLAGMVVDELYKSLADEYNPTPYAPGVEEFIDSILEEIGFVRDSKSTWWEVTDALYSAGFAHEAMLAQRYAMPLLADAASICRTPSIEDLYEKVTAPTGESLINAFSRMISAAVREYPILSRVTAFDIGDARVVSLDLDEVAKSGGDAADRQTAVMYMLARYVLARHYYLTEESLGNIPEQYQEYHRDRIQEIREDPKRIVYDEFHRTSKSAAVRDQVIIDMREGRKWKVQIALLSQSVEDFDAIMIDFSTAIYVMDAGPSQAVEKTSQIFGLSNTAKTALRTRVHGPRQGGATFLVQYATKNGVNVQLLTLTLGPVELWAFSTTAEDATVRNQLYRHLGPAEARRLLASLFPNGSVAKEIEMRLGSMKQGTGLIEEDAKESVIEQLVDDILNAYAKDPNVKMLAKVH; from the coding sequence ATGGCAAAATGGGTAGAGTCATTTTTTGAAGGGGTTGATACCTTCTTCGCCTGGTTAAGTACTTCGCTAAAGCAAACGACTGAATCCTATTGTGATTTAGAAACGGCAGACAGTCCAACGGTGCTTGTCAATCACGATGGTAGTTTATTATCAATTTTAAAGATCGAGGGGATTACTGCTCTTGCCGGAAGCGAAGAATTCGAACGCCTCGTTGAAGGCTTAAGTAATGCATTCCAAGCAGCTATGGGAAGGCCTGGTCATGCCTTGCAGGTTTATTTCAGCCACGATAAGCAAAATATAAAAAAGGTAATACAGGACATTTATGCTCCGGCCGAGTCAACTGCGAAAAGACTGGAGTTGAGCCTTGATGATCTCTTTAACGAACGGGTTAATTTCCTGGCTCAATATTGCGCTGAAGAACGAGTGTTTTTTGTTTTATACACGCGTCCATATAACTTGGCTCAAGATCAATTAAAGACAGCCAATAAAGCAAAAATGAAGATGCTTAAGGACATGAAAGCCCCTCCTTTTAAAAACACTCAAACGGTGTATGCGGCAATACCTGAGCTGCGTGATACCCATGATGCTTATGTTCGTTCCATAATGAATGATCTTGAATCCCTAAATATTTTTGCCCGATTAATGGAAGTGCATGATGCTGTTCATGCAATTCGAATGACTGCCGACCCTGATTTCACCGCCGATGACTGGAAAGCAACTTTACCCGGTGATCGTATAATTCCCCGCGAAATCAATGGCTTTGACGGAGATGCTTCTGATCTATTATGGCCCTCTCTATCCAAGCAAGTGATTCCTCGAGATGCAGAGGCCCTGGATTTGAGAACGGTTCGCGTAGGAAATAAAATTTATTCTTCCGTTTTCATTGATCTGTTTCCCAAAGACTTGCGCCCGTTTGTTAATCTATTTTCTCGTATTCTTCCTTCACACATTCCGTGGCGAATTTCGTTTCTGGCGGAAAGTGAAGGATTAAATACCCTCAAACTCAAAGGATTGCTGGCTGCAATTTTGAGTTTTTCATCCGCTCAAAATCGCCTAATTAGCGATTCGGTTAATTTGCTTAAATACTTACAGTTAAATACTGACGATGCCATAGTGAGACTTCGCGTTGTGGCTACCACTTGGGCCCCTGAAGATCAAATTCCAGTTTTAAGACGCCGTAGTTCCGAATTGGTAAAAGCCATTCAAGGATGGGGCTCGACAGATGTTTCAGAAATTTGTGGGGATCCCTTTGCCGGATTTGTTTCCAGCATGCTTGCAACCACGCTTCGAAGCGCTGCTGTGCCTTCCGTTGCCCCTTTGTCTCATATTATCGGTATGTTGCCAATTACCCGACCTGCTTCTCCTTGGGAGCAAGGTGCGCTGTTGTTTCGTACCCCGGATGGTAAACCTTGGCCGTTTCAACCCGGGTCAACACAACAGACAACATGGATTGATCTAGTCTATGCCCGTCCTGGTTCTGGTAAATCCGTATTGTCCAATGCCTTGAATTTAGCCCTATGTCTTTCTGGAGGATTAACACGCTTACCCAGGATTGCAATTATTGATATCGGACCATCAAGCAGTGGGCTTATTTCTTTGCTTAAAGAAGCCCTGCCTGCTTCCAAACGGCATTTGGTGGCTTATCACCGATTAAGAATGACTCCTGATTATTCAATTAATCCTTTTGATACCCAATTAGGTTGTCGCTACCCCACCGCATTGGAGCGCTCTTTCCTGGTTAATTTTCTAACTCTGCTGACTACTCCTTTAGGAGCTGCTAAACCCTATGATGGTATGGCCGATTTAGCGGGTATGGTGGTGGATGAACTCTATAAAAGCTTGGCAGACGAATACAATCCTACCCCCTATGCACCTGGAGTAGAGGAATTTATCGACAGTATTCTCGAGGAGATCGGTTTTGTCAGAGACTCGAAATCCACTTGGTGGGAAGTTACTGATGCATTGTATTCAGCAGGGTTTGCCCATGAAGCCATGCTTGCACAACGTTATGCCATGCCTTTGCTGGCGGATGCCGCATCCATTTGCCGAACTCCTTCCATTGAAGACTTGTATGAAAAAGTTACCGCCCCCACAGGGGAATCATTAATTAATGCGTTTTCACGAATGATTTCCGCAGCAGTCAGGGAATATCCAATTCTGTCGAGGGTCACAGCGTTTGACATCGGTGATGCCCGTGTTGTGTCTTTGGATTTGGATGAAGTGGCTAAGAGTGGTGGGGATGCAGCCGACCGCCAAACCGCTGTCATGTATATGCTTGCCCGCTACGTGTTGGCGCGTCATTATTACTTAACTGAGGAAAGTTTAGGCAATATCCCTGAGCAATATCAGGAATATCATAGGGACCGTATCCAGGAAATCAGAGAGGATCCCAAACGTATTGTTTATGACGAATTCCATAGAACTTCAAAATCTGCAGCAGTTCGAGATCAAGTTATTATCGACATGCGGGAAGGTCGTAAATGGAAGGTTCAAATTGCCTTGCTTTCACAATCCGTTGAGGACTTTGATGCAATTATGATTGATTTTAGTACGGCTATTTACGTCATGGATGCTGGTCCGTCACAAGCGGTGGAAAAGACAAGCCAAATTTTTGGTTTATCTAATACTGCGAAAACCGCATTGAGAACAAGGGTACATGGACCTCGTCAAGGGGGGGCAACGTTTCTTGTGCAATATGCCACGAAAAATGGGGTAAACGTTCAGCTGTTAACGTTAACTCTGGGTCCTGTTGAATTGTGGGCATTTAGTACTACTGCAGAAGACGCAACGGTGCGTAATCAATTGTATCGTCATTTGGGTCCAGCTGAAGCACGAAGGCTGCTAGCTTCCTTATTTCCAAATGGTTCCGTGGCAAAAGAAATTGAAATGCGTCTGGGATCCATGAAGCAAGGGACTGGGCTCATCGAAGAAGATGCCAAAGAGAGTGTTATCGAGCAATTAGTCGATGACATTCTAAATGCTTACGCCAAAGATCCAAACGTTAAAATGTTGGCTAAGGTTCATTGA
- the icmJ gene encoding type IVB secretion system protein IcmJDotN has protein sequence MAGKQERGSLKLIASPGSWRLYSARKADERFKTFELKVFQRDRYTCQFCGFQAKLFQEVVNLDYDFTNNRMANLATACCFCAQCFFVESVGVGGYGGGTLIYLPELTQPELNSLCHVLFCAITNDTGYKSSAQNIYRSFKFRSQIVEEKYGEGTSDPAIFGQLIIDSGVTPEVADSLFQNIRLLPSRAKFRKQIERWAASALEEITENK, from the coding sequence ATGGCAGGAAAGCAAGAACGTGGCTCTTTAAAACTCATCGCCAGCCCTGGCTCCTGGCGCTTGTATTCGGCCAGAAAAGCGGATGAACGTTTTAAAACCTTTGAGTTGAAAGTATTTCAAAGGGATCGCTACACTTGTCAATTTTGCGGTTTTCAGGCGAAATTATTTCAGGAAGTGGTGAATCTGGATTATGATTTCACGAACAACCGCATGGCTAATTTGGCTACAGCCTGCTGCTTTTGCGCCCAATGTTTTTTTGTTGAATCCGTGGGGGTTGGTGGATACGGAGGCGGGACTCTAATCTATCTTCCGGAACTTACTCAACCTGAATTAAATAGTTTATGTCATGTGCTCTTTTGCGCGATTACCAATGACACAGGGTATAAGAGTAGCGCCCAAAACATATACCGAAGTTTTAAATTTCGTTCACAAATTGTTGAAGAGAAATATGGAGAGGGTACCAGTGACCCAGCAATATTTGGGCAATTAATCATTGATTCGGGGGTAACTCCCGAAGTCGCGGATAGCTTATTTCAGAACATACGACTATTGCCGTCTAGAGCTAAATTCCGCAAACAAATAGAACGATGGGCAGCGAGTGCCCTAGAGGAAATTACCGAGAATAAGTAA
- the icmG gene encoding type IVB secretion system protein IcmG/DotF — protein MAEDDINEYNEEYHFSDLDALEPEPGAEERVSTTTVEKRQTSTNLRRNAIIAIVVIVLLMLAYKFLGPLFTKKPPSDLVPPMNTTAQPITPAPTVTDIPPVTQPAAQPVQEQTTTTVSTQSSPANISSNELSQINQRLSTLEANQQNLRSEMDSLNNQLATVNSNINQLADKMAQLNQTFTILVSRVEQQSKELTILSVRAKPKVVKRVVIKTPPPPTYFIQAVIPGRAWLIAQNGSTITVREGTRVAGYGVVKLIDSRQGRVITSSGRVIRFSQQDS, from the coding sequence ATGGCAGAAGATGACATTAATGAATACAACGAAGAGTATCACTTTTCGGATTTAGATGCTCTTGAACCTGAGCCTGGTGCTGAAGAAAGGGTTTCCACCACAACAGTTGAGAAGAGACAAACCAGTACAAATTTAAGACGTAATGCCATTATTGCCATTGTGGTTATTGTGCTCTTGATGCTTGCTTATAAATTTCTAGGGCCATTGTTCACCAAGAAGCCGCCGTCGGATCTTGTGCCTCCGATGAACACAACAGCTCAACCCATCACGCCAGCACCGACTGTAACAGATATTCCACCTGTTACTCAGCCCGCTGCACAGCCAGTACAGGAGCAAACGACCACTACTGTTTCTACTCAGTCATCGCCTGCTAATATCAGTAGTAATGAATTATCACAAATTAACCAGAGGCTATCTACCCTGGAGGCGAATCAACAGAATCTCCGTTCAGAAATGGACTCGTTAAACAATCAATTAGCCACTGTAAATTCCAATATTAATCAACTAGCTGATAAAATGGCTCAGCTTAACCAAACTTTTACAATTTTAGTCTCAAGAGTTGAACAACAATCCAAAGAACTGACTATACTATCAGTACGAGCTAAACCCAAAGTGGTGAAGCGCGTTGTGATAAAAACACCTCCGCCGCCAACCTATTTTATTCAAGCCGTGATTCCTGGGCGTGCTTGGTTAATTGCACAAAACGGGTCTACAATTACCGTAAGAGAAGGGACACGGGTTGCCGGTTATGGTGTTGTTAAGCTGATAGATTCTAGACAAGGAAGGGTCATCACTAGTTCTGGCAGAGTGATCAGATTTAGTCAGCAAGATAGTTGA
- the dotG gene encoding type IVB secretion system protein DotG/IcmE has product MAGRKDNLKALFTNTRSRVIIIFTAVLLIVAVVVGVIKLRSSSQVGPGAEATVAGVPGSIQSIPGGLNPTAQYAKLQQEQNVSQAQSALKTGGSAIPTIIRSQALGEGVQAVGPQGGEGGVGFATLAREDEAGAQRSLWIQSLQSNNCNKATMNSVMTQGATITDLKAACSCTQLHANGYQLQELQQVCSCKELRAAGFNSRQLKEAGFSAGRLRLCGFDACELRNAGFTAQQMKDGGFTDGELKGAGFSDNEIAQASGLPNGISDADVRKAGCQVDALKRLRAQGVSAAAIRRISGCSAEQLKAAGYTAQDLKNAGFSAADLIRAGFSPADLRRAGFSARDLLNAGLTPEQLSQAGYTPAEIATAEAELPPGITPADIKAAGCDVEALKKERLAGVSAKLIRQYAGCSAQALKAAGFTDQDLANAGFTPAQIAAAADDNSIRAAGCDPNKLKVLLAQGVTAKRIRALNGCSAAALKAAGFSAAALKDAGFSDADLANAGFTPAQIAAANPLIDAIRAAGCDPNKLRALRLQGVSASQIRDLNGCSLDALKAAGFDAKSLSDAGFTPEQLLAAGFSPDQLRQAGITTAALAAGRTADCSVASLRAARAAGVSAATIKQTLGCSAAAMKAAGYTAAELRAAGFTAAELKNAGFSAADLKAAGFSARELRDAGFSAADLKNAGFSAAELKDAGFSATDLKNAGFSASQLKAAGFSAKDLKEAGFSATDLRQAGYSAKDLKDAGFNQDELKQAGFSDAELQNAGFPPSQVASLQQASAGSVTPSAVPAIPSVPGAENPANLAATEAANARQLQSILDRQNRQLADQRYQQKIQQRVSQMMGTANQSLQAWQKVAVQTYASGNEPKEEKAAAATVTTTEQQTTTTVQATNPGGGGPAAQRAIIKTGDVLFAVMDTSVNSDEPGPILATIVSGKLKGAKLIGSFNLPSNADKMVISFNTMSVPGAPKTTSISAYAIDPNTARTALASRVDHHYLLRYGSLFASSFLEGFGNAFQSANTTVTIGGTGGGDNITVQNGIGRSALQNAVIGLATVGKSWGQVAQQQFSTPTTVEVYAGTGLGILFTQDVTSF; this is encoded by the coding sequence ATGGCAGGTAGAAAAGACAATCTTAAGGCACTCTTTACCAACACACGCTCACGAGTAATTATTATTTTTACTGCGGTTTTGCTGATTGTGGCTGTAGTTGTTGGCGTGATTAAATTGCGTTCCTCCTCTCAGGTAGGTCCCGGTGCCGAGGCAACAGTTGCCGGTGTGCCCGGATCGATACAATCCATTCCTGGTGGTTTAAATCCCACTGCTCAATATGCAAAATTACAACAAGAACAAAATGTTAGCCAAGCCCAGTCAGCCCTTAAAACCGGAGGGAGCGCTATTCCGACCATCATTCGCTCACAAGCTTTGGGAGAAGGCGTGCAAGCGGTAGGTCCCCAAGGTGGAGAAGGCGGTGTTGGTTTTGCAACCTTAGCACGAGAAGATGAAGCAGGGGCACAGCGAAGCCTCTGGATTCAATCCCTACAAAGCAACAACTGCAATAAAGCGACGATGAATTCTGTGATGACCCAAGGCGCTACTATTACTGATTTGAAGGCAGCTTGTTCTTGCACTCAATTGCACGCAAATGGCTATCAACTGCAAGAATTGCAACAAGTATGCTCTTGTAAGGAATTACGTGCTGCAGGCTTTAACTCAAGGCAGCTTAAGGAAGCCGGTTTCAGTGCTGGGCGATTACGGTTATGCGGCTTTGACGCTTGTGAATTACGCAATGCCGGTTTTACCGCTCAGCAGATGAAAGATGGTGGCTTTACTGATGGAGAATTAAAGGGTGCGGGTTTTTCGGATAATGAAATTGCCCAAGCAAGTGGCCTACCTAATGGTATAAGCGATGCGGATGTGCGCAAAGCTGGATGTCAGGTGGATGCATTAAAACGTTTACGTGCGCAAGGTGTTTCAGCAGCTGCTATTCGCCGTATAAGTGGCTGCTCTGCTGAACAATTGAAGGCTGCAGGTTATACTGCACAAGATTTAAAAAATGCAGGATTTAGTGCTGCTGACCTTATTCGTGCCGGGTTTAGCCCTGCTGATCTGAGGAGGGCAGGTTTTAGTGCCAGGGATTTGCTAAATGCAGGGCTGACTCCTGAACAATTAAGTCAGGCTGGTTATACTCCTGCCGAAATCGCGACTGCTGAAGCAGAGTTACCTCCTGGCATAACTCCGGCTGATATCAAAGCAGCAGGATGTGATGTTGAAGCTTTAAAAAAGGAACGTTTAGCTGGAGTCAGCGCTAAGTTGATTCGTCAATATGCAGGTTGTAGCGCGCAAGCTTTAAAGGCTGCAGGTTTTACGGATCAAGATTTGGCAAATGCTGGCTTTACACCGGCGCAAATTGCTGCAGCCGCGGATGATAATAGTATTCGGGCTGCAGGTTGTGATCCTAATAAATTAAAAGTTTTGCTTGCTCAAGGTGTTACAGCCAAGAGGATTCGTGCTTTGAATGGTTGTTCTGCTGCTGCCTTGAAAGCTGCTGGCTTTAGTGCGGCTGCACTGAAAGACGCCGGTTTTTCTGATGCCGATTTAGCTAATGCTGGCTTCACTCCTGCACAAATTGCTGCCGCAAATCCTCTCATAGATGCCATTCGTGCAGCAGGTTGCGATCCTAACAAGTTAAGAGCGTTAAGATTGCAAGGAGTTTCAGCCAGTCAAATACGTGATTTGAATGGATGCAGCCTGGATGCGTTAAAGGCTGCTGGCTTTGATGCCAAATCTCTATCAGATGCCGGATTTACACCGGAACAGCTTTTAGCGGCTGGTTTTAGCCCGGATCAATTGCGTCAAGCTGGTATAACTACCGCGGCACTTGCTGCCGGAAGGACCGCCGATTGCAGTGTTGCCTCTCTAAGAGCTGCACGTGCGGCTGGTGTTTCCGCGGCAACGATAAAGCAGACACTCGGCTGCAGTGCTGCTGCCATGAAAGCAGCAGGTTATACGGCAGCAGAATTAAGAGCCGCAGGCTTTACTGCAGCAGAATTAAAAAATGCTGGCTTTAGTGCTGCTGATCTCAAAGCTGCTGGTTTTAGTGCAAGAGAATTGAGAGATGCAGGTTTCAGTGCTGCAGACCTTAAAAATGCTGGTTTTTCTGCTGCGGAATTGAAGGACGCAGGGTTTAGTGCTACTGATCTTAAAAATGCAGGCTTTAGTGCCAGTCAATTAAAAGCTGCCGGTTTTAGCGCTAAAGATTTGAAAGAGGCTGGTTTCAGTGCAACTGACCTTCGCCAGGCCGGTTATTCGGCAAAGGATTTAAAAGATGCAGGCTTCAATCAGGATGAATTAAAACAGGCAGGGTTTAGCGATGCTGAGCTTCAAAATGCCGGTTTTCCTCCTTCTCAAGTCGCCAGTTTGCAACAAGCTTCGGCTGGATCAGTAACCCCCTCGGCAGTTCCAGCTATCCCTTCAGTTCCTGGCGCGGAAAATCCTGCCAATCTGGCTGCAACAGAAGCCGCCAATGCCAGGCAATTGCAGTCCATCCTTGATCGACAAAACCGCCAGCTGGCGGATCAACGATATCAACAAAAAATACAACAACGAGTAAGTCAGATGATGGGTACTGCGAATCAATCCTTGCAAGCCTGGCAGAAAGTGGCGGTTCAAACCTATGCTTCTGGTAACGAACCGAAAGAAGAAAAGGCTGCAGCCGCAACGGTTACAACTACAGAACAGCAAACCACTACAACAGTACAGGCAACAAACCCAGGCGGCGGCGGACCGGCTGCGCAAAGAGCTATTATTAAAACTGGAGATGTTCTTTTTGCAGTAATGGATACTTCAGTCAATAGTGATGAACCAGGACCTATCTTAGCTACTATTGTTTCTGGCAAGCTTAAAGGAGCTAAGTTAATCGGAAGTTTTAATCTTCCAAGCAATGCCGACAAAATGGTCATAAGCTTTAATACCATGTCTGTTCCTGGGGCTCCGAAAACAACATCAATCAGCGCCTATGCCATTGATCCAAATACAGCAAGAACAGCACTTGCAAGCAGAGTGGATCACCATTATCTTTTGCGCTATGGCTCCTTGTTTGCCTCTTCTTTCCTGGAAGGATTCGGAAATGCTTTCCAATCAGCGAACACAACGGTGACGATTGGAGGAACAGGCGGTGGTGATAACATTACCGTCCAGAATGGCATTGGGCGTTCAGCTTTGCAAAATGCTGTCATTGGGTTGGCAACAGTCGGTAAAAGCTGGGGACAGGTTGCACAGCAACAATTTAGTACACCCACAACGGTGGAAGTTTATGCAGGCACTGGCTTGGGTATACTATTTACTCAAGACGTAACCTCATTTTAA